The following coding sequences lie in one Stigmatopora nigra isolate UIUO_SnigA chromosome 4, RoL_Snig_1.1, whole genome shotgun sequence genomic window:
- the LOC144195695 gene encoding E3 ubiquitin-protein ligase Trim36-like isoform X4, whose product MSDSEDMTEFASIVERIERGEVPIKNIERELICPICKELFTHPLILPCQHSVCHKCVRELLMLNYDDSLDGNSECSLPGSPRSRVPSPSMEKLDKLVRSGSIASPGWRRGSVTPRVTTIACPGCQHDIDLGERGISMLFRNFTLESIVERYRQAARAAVAIMCNICKPPQQQQEATKSCMDCKVSYCNECFKTHHPWGTPKAQHEYVGPTTNFRPKVLMCPEHEMEKVNMYCEVCRRPVCHLCKLGGTHANHRVTSMSNAYKILKEKLAKSIHYLISKEDQVKTQITGLEQLVSQTEENGQLAERQANEHFDRLFEILQEKKSEMLKSIEQSQNRRLGQLKSQMEEYQGMLENSGLVGYAQEVLKETDQSCFVQTAKQLHVRIQKATESLRTFHPSADPSFDEFVLDTSREEMLLKELCFGGVPDAPMIDLSKSRVYNEATIFWRLSDDHQPTDQHLLEYRRLGGPNQSKEDAEDAIWQTMERSHSPSTTICGLDADSLYTFRVRTCRNSIFSPYSPEVTFHTPPAPVFEFLFSDKCGFSTERLMLNKRRDMVESVAGVAFLLAADRVQTGSYIGLDYIIGDPGISQGRHYWALKVESHSYMVKVGVASDTKLLEWFHNPRDTSSPRYDHDSGHDSGSEDACYDLSQPFTLLTIGMGKLFIPKSSPSSSADPGNRTLPMPQRLGVCLDYEAGRVYFYDADNMRCLYERQVDCSGTMYPAFGLMGGGKIQLEEFVTAKRLVF is encoded by the exons GTTCCCATCAAGAACATTGAGCGTGAGCTGATCTGCCCCATCTGCAAAGAACTCTTCACACATCCACTCATCCTGCCGTGTCAGCATAGCGTGTGTCACAAATGTGTCCGAGAGCTTCTCATGCTAAACTATGACGATTCCTTGGACGGTAACTCCGAATGTTCGTTGCCGGGCAGTCCCAGATCCCGTGTGCCGTCGCCTTCCATGGAGAAGTTAGACAAGCTGGTGCGATCAG GATCCATTGCCTCACCGGGCTGGCGCCGAGGATCCGTAACACCTCGGGTCACCACTATCGCTTGTCCGGGATGCCAGCACGACATCGACCTGGGCGAGCGCGGTATCAGCATGCTTTTCCGCAACTTCACTTTGGAGAGCATCGTGGAGCGTTACCGGCAAGCGGCCCGTGCCGCCGTCGCCATCATGTGCAACATCTGCAAACCACCGCAGCAGCAACAAGAAGCCACCAAGAGCTGCATGGACTGCAAGGTCAGCTACTGCAATGAGTGCTTCAAGACCCACCATCCCTGGGGCACACCCAAGGCACAACATGAGTATGTGGGGCCAACCACCAACTTTAGACCAAAG GTGCTGATGTGCCCTGAGCACGAGATGGAAAAGGTTAACATGTACTGCGAGGTGTGCCGGCGGCCTGTGTGCCACCTTTGCAAGTTGGGAGGAACCCACGCTAACCACAGGGTCACTTCCATGAGCAATGCCTACAAGATCCTAAAG GAGAAGCTGGCTAAGAGTATCCATTACTTAATCAGCAAAGAGGACCAAGTAAAGACTCAAATTACTGGACTGGAACAGCTCGTCAGTCAGACAGAG gaaaatgGGCAGCTGGCCGAACGCCAGGCCAATGAGCACTTTGACCGCCTATTTGAGATCCTGCAGGAGAAAAAGTCAGAGATGCTTAAATCAATTGAGCAATCTCAAAACAGACGCTTGGGACAACTCAAATCCCAG ATGGAAGAGTATCAGGGTATGTTGGAGAACAGTGGCCTTGTGGGCTATGCTCAGGAGGTACTCAAAGAAACAGACCAGTCCTGCTTTGTACAGACTGCCAAGCAGCTTCACGTCAG AATTCAGAAGGCCACCGAGTCTCTAAGGACTTTCCATCCGTCAGCCGACCCCAGCTTTGATGAGTTTGTGCTGGACACATCGAGAGAGGAGATGCTTCTCAAAGAGCTGTGCTTTGGTGGAG TTCCCGACGCCCCGATGATCGACCTGTCCAAGAGTCGAGTCTACAACGAGGCCACCATCTTCTGGAGGCTGTCTGATGACCACCAACCTACAGACCAACACTTACTGGAGTACCGCAG attgGGAGGCCCGAATCAGTCGAAAGAGGATGCTGAGGATGCCATCTGGCAAACGATGGAGCGCTCGCACAGTCCCAGCACTACTATATGTGGACTGGACGCTGACAGCTTGTACACATTTAGGGTCCGCACTTGCAGGAACTCCATCTTCAGCCCTTACAGCCCAGAAGTCACATTCCACACACCCCCTGCACCTG TGTTTGAATTCCTGTTCAGCGATAAGTGTGGCTTCAGCACGGAGCGTCTGATGCTCAACAAGCGGCGCGATATGGTGGAGAGCGTTGCTGGTGTGGCCTTTCTGCTCGCGGCAGATCGTGTGCAGACCGGCAGCTACATTGGCCTGGACTACATCATAGGTGACCCGGGCATCTCTCAGGGAAG ACACTACTGGGCCTTAAAGGTGGAGTCACACTCTTATATGGTTAAAGTGGGCGTGGCCTCGGATACAAAGCTTCTGGAATGGTTTCACAACCCAAGAGACACTAGCAGCCCAAG GTACGACCACGACAGCGGCCACGACAGCGGCAGCGAAGACGCGTGCTACGACCTTTCCCAGCCCTTTACGCTCCTTACCATAGGCATGGGCAAGCTCTTTATCCCCAAATCGTCACCCTCGTCTTCGGCCGATCCGGGCAACCGGACGCTGCCCATGCCGCAGCGCCTGGGCGTGTGCCTGGATTACGAAGCCGGTCGCGTCTACTTCTATGACGCCGACAACATGCGCTGCCTATACGAGAGGCAAGTGGACTGCTCGGGGACCATGTACCCGGCATTCGGCCTAATGGGTGGAGGCAAAATCCAGCTAGAGGAATTTGTCACTGCCAAGAGGCTTGTCTTCTGA
- the LOC144195695 gene encoding E3 ubiquitin-protein ligase Trim36-like isoform X6, which produces MSDSEDMTEFASIVERIERGEVPIKNIERELICPICKELFTHPLILPCQHSVCHKCVRELLMLNYDDSLDGNSECSLPGSPRSRVPSPSMEKLDKLVRSASVRRSLGSRGRSGLRLLSSCSSPRKRSGITEINPALLTSPVPQKRSIASPGWRRGSVTPRVTTIACPGCQHDIDLGERGISMLFRNFTLESIVERYRQAARAAVAIMCNICKPPQQQQEATKSCMDCKVSYCNECFKTHHPWGTPKAQHEYVGPTTNFRPKVLMCPEHEMEKVNMYCEVCRRPVCHLCKLGGTHANHRVTSMSNAYKILKEKLAKSIHYLISKEDQVKTQITGLEQLVSQTEENGQLAERQANEHFDRLFEILQEKKSEMLKSIEQSQNRRLGQLKSQMEEYQGMLENSGLVGYAQEVLKETDQSCFVQTAKQLHVRIQKATESLRTFHPSADPSFDEFVLDTSREEMLLKELCFGGVPDAPMIDLSKSRVYNEATIFWRLSDDHQPTDQHLLEYRRLGGPNQSKEDAEDAIWQTMERSHSPSTTICGLDADSLYTFRVRTCRNSIFSPYSPEVTFHTPPAPVFEFLFSDKCGFSTERLMLNKRRDMVESVAGVAFLLAADRVQTGSYIGLDYIIGDPGISQGRHYWALKVESHSYMVKVGVASDTKLLEWFHNPRDTSSPRYDHDSGHDSGSEDACYDLSQPFTLLTIGMGKLFIPKSSPSSSADPGNRTLPMPQRLGVCLDYEAGRVYFYDADNMRCLYERQVDCSGTMYPAFGLMGGGKIQLEEFVTAKRLVF; this is translated from the exons GTTCCCATCAAGAACATTGAGCGTGAGCTGATCTGCCCCATCTGCAAAGAACTCTTCACACATCCACTCATCCTGCCGTGTCAGCATAGCGTGTGTCACAAATGTGTCCGAGAGCTTCTCATGCTAAACTATGACGATTCCTTGGACGGTAACTCCGAATGTTCGTTGCCGGGCAGTCCCAGATCCCGTGTGCCGTCGCCTTCCATGGAGAAGTTAGACAAGCTGGTGCGATCAG CCTCAGTGCGAAGGTCGCTCGGAAGTCGAGGTAGAAGCGGCCTCCGGCTGTTGAGTAGCTGTAGTA GTCCTCGGAAAAGAAGTGGAATTACTGAGATAAATCCAGCACTCCTCACTTCTCCTGTGCCCCAAAAAC GATCCATTGCCTCACCGGGCTGGCGCCGAGGATCCGTAACACCTCGGGTCACCACTATCGCTTGTCCGGGATGCCAGCACGACATCGACCTGGGCGAGCGCGGTATCAGCATGCTTTTCCGCAACTTCACTTTGGAGAGCATCGTGGAGCGTTACCGGCAAGCGGCCCGTGCCGCCGTCGCCATCATGTGCAACATCTGCAAACCACCGCAGCAGCAACAAGAAGCCACCAAGAGCTGCATGGACTGCAAGGTCAGCTACTGCAATGAGTGCTTCAAGACCCACCATCCCTGGGGCACACCCAAGGCACAACATGAGTATGTGGGGCCAACCACCAACTTTAGACCAAAG GTGCTGATGTGCCCTGAGCACGAGATGGAAAAGGTTAACATGTACTGCGAGGTGTGCCGGCGGCCTGTGTGCCACCTTTGCAAGTTGGGAGGAACCCACGCTAACCACAGGGTCACTTCCATGAGCAATGCCTACAAGATCCTAAAG GAGAAGCTGGCTAAGAGTATCCATTACTTAATCAGCAAAGAGGACCAAGTAAAGACTCAAATTACTGGACTGGAACAGCTCGTCAGTCAGACAGAG gaaaatgGGCAGCTGGCCGAACGCCAGGCCAATGAGCACTTTGACCGCCTATTTGAGATCCTGCAGGAGAAAAAGTCAGAGATGCTTAAATCAATTGAGCAATCTCAAAACAGACGCTTGGGACAACTCAAATCCCAG ATGGAAGAGTATCAGGGTATGTTGGAGAACAGTGGCCTTGTGGGCTATGCTCAGGAGGTACTCAAAGAAACAGACCAGTCCTGCTTTGTACAGACTGCCAAGCAGCTTCACGTCAG AATTCAGAAGGCCACCGAGTCTCTAAGGACTTTCCATCCGTCAGCCGACCCCAGCTTTGATGAGTTTGTGCTGGACACATCGAGAGAGGAGATGCTTCTCAAAGAGCTGTGCTTTGGTGGAG TTCCCGACGCCCCGATGATCGACCTGTCCAAGAGTCGAGTCTACAACGAGGCCACCATCTTCTGGAGGCTGTCTGATGACCACCAACCTACAGACCAACACTTACTGGAGTACCGCAG attgGGAGGCCCGAATCAGTCGAAAGAGGATGCTGAGGATGCCATCTGGCAAACGATGGAGCGCTCGCACAGTCCCAGCACTACTATATGTGGACTGGACGCTGACAGCTTGTACACATTTAGGGTCCGCACTTGCAGGAACTCCATCTTCAGCCCTTACAGCCCAGAAGTCACATTCCACACACCCCCTGCACCTG TGTTTGAATTCCTGTTCAGCGATAAGTGTGGCTTCAGCACGGAGCGTCTGATGCTCAACAAGCGGCGCGATATGGTGGAGAGCGTTGCTGGTGTGGCCTTTCTGCTCGCGGCAGATCGTGTGCAGACCGGCAGCTACATTGGCCTGGACTACATCATAGGTGACCCGGGCATCTCTCAGGGAAG ACACTACTGGGCCTTAAAGGTGGAGTCACACTCTTATATGGTTAAAGTGGGCGTGGCCTCGGATACAAAGCTTCTGGAATGGTTTCACAACCCAAGAGACACTAGCAGCCCAAG GTACGACCACGACAGCGGCCACGACAGCGGCAGCGAAGACGCGTGCTACGACCTTTCCCAGCCCTTTACGCTCCTTACCATAGGCATGGGCAAGCTCTTTATCCCCAAATCGTCACCCTCGTCTTCGGCCGATCCGGGCAACCGGACGCTGCCCATGCCGCAGCGCCTGGGCGTGTGCCTGGATTACGAAGCCGGTCGCGTCTACTTCTATGACGCCGACAACATGCGCTGCCTATACGAGAGGCAAGTGGACTGCTCGGGGACCATGTACCCGGCATTCGGCCTAATGGGTGGAGGCAAAATCCAGCTAGAGGAATTTGTCACTGCCAAGAGGCTTGTCTTCTGA
- the LOC144195695 gene encoding E3 ubiquitin-protein ligase Trim36-like isoform X5 — translation MTVEMRRSSTHAVPIKNIERELICPICKELFTHPLILPCQHSVCHKCVRELLMLNYDDSLDGNSECSLPGSPRSRVPSPSMEKLDKLVRSGSIASPGWRRGSVTPRVTTIACPGCQHDIDLGERGISMLFRNFTLESIVERYRQAARAAVAIMCNICKPPQQQQEATKSCMDCKVSYCNECFKTHHPWGTPKAQHEYVGPTTNFRPKVLMCPEHEMEKVNMYCEVCRRPVCHLCKLGGTHANHRVTSMSNAYKILKEKLAKSIHYLISKEDQVKTQITGLEQLVSQTEENGQLAERQANEHFDRLFEILQEKKSEMLKSIEQSQNRRLGQLKSQMEEYQGMLENSGLVGYAQEVLKETDQSCFVQTAKQLHVRIQKATESLRTFHPSADPSFDEFVLDTSREEMLLKELCFGGVPDAPMIDLSKSRVYNEATIFWRLSDDHQPTDQHLLEYRRLGGPNQSKEDAEDAIWQTMERSHSPSTTICGLDADSLYTFRVRTCRNSIFSPYSPEVTFHTPPAPVFEFLFSDKCGFSTERLMLNKRRDMVESVAGVAFLLAADRVQTGSYIGLDYIIGDPGISQGRHYWALKVESHSYMVKVGVASDTKLLEWFHNPRDTSSPRYDHDSGHDSGSEDACYDLSQPFTLLTIGMGKLFIPKSSPSSSADPGNRTLPMPQRLGVCLDYEAGRVYFYDADNMRCLYERQVDCSGTMYPAFGLMGGGKIQLEEFVTAKRLVF, via the exons GTTCCCATCAAGAACATTGAGCGTGAGCTGATCTGCCCCATCTGCAAAGAACTCTTCACACATCCACTCATCCTGCCGTGTCAGCATAGCGTGTGTCACAAATGTGTCCGAGAGCTTCTCATGCTAAACTATGACGATTCCTTGGACGGTAACTCCGAATGTTCGTTGCCGGGCAGTCCCAGATCCCGTGTGCCGTCGCCTTCCATGGAGAAGTTAGACAAGCTGGTGCGATCAG GATCCATTGCCTCACCGGGCTGGCGCCGAGGATCCGTAACACCTCGGGTCACCACTATCGCTTGTCCGGGATGCCAGCACGACATCGACCTGGGCGAGCGCGGTATCAGCATGCTTTTCCGCAACTTCACTTTGGAGAGCATCGTGGAGCGTTACCGGCAAGCGGCCCGTGCCGCCGTCGCCATCATGTGCAACATCTGCAAACCACCGCAGCAGCAACAAGAAGCCACCAAGAGCTGCATGGACTGCAAGGTCAGCTACTGCAATGAGTGCTTCAAGACCCACCATCCCTGGGGCACACCCAAGGCACAACATGAGTATGTGGGGCCAACCACCAACTTTAGACCAAAG GTGCTGATGTGCCCTGAGCACGAGATGGAAAAGGTTAACATGTACTGCGAGGTGTGCCGGCGGCCTGTGTGCCACCTTTGCAAGTTGGGAGGAACCCACGCTAACCACAGGGTCACTTCCATGAGCAATGCCTACAAGATCCTAAAG GAGAAGCTGGCTAAGAGTATCCATTACTTAATCAGCAAAGAGGACCAAGTAAAGACTCAAATTACTGGACTGGAACAGCTCGTCAGTCAGACAGAG gaaaatgGGCAGCTGGCCGAACGCCAGGCCAATGAGCACTTTGACCGCCTATTTGAGATCCTGCAGGAGAAAAAGTCAGAGATGCTTAAATCAATTGAGCAATCTCAAAACAGACGCTTGGGACAACTCAAATCCCAG ATGGAAGAGTATCAGGGTATGTTGGAGAACAGTGGCCTTGTGGGCTATGCTCAGGAGGTACTCAAAGAAACAGACCAGTCCTGCTTTGTACAGACTGCCAAGCAGCTTCACGTCAG AATTCAGAAGGCCACCGAGTCTCTAAGGACTTTCCATCCGTCAGCCGACCCCAGCTTTGATGAGTTTGTGCTGGACACATCGAGAGAGGAGATGCTTCTCAAAGAGCTGTGCTTTGGTGGAG TTCCCGACGCCCCGATGATCGACCTGTCCAAGAGTCGAGTCTACAACGAGGCCACCATCTTCTGGAGGCTGTCTGATGACCACCAACCTACAGACCAACACTTACTGGAGTACCGCAG attgGGAGGCCCGAATCAGTCGAAAGAGGATGCTGAGGATGCCATCTGGCAAACGATGGAGCGCTCGCACAGTCCCAGCACTACTATATGTGGACTGGACGCTGACAGCTTGTACACATTTAGGGTCCGCACTTGCAGGAACTCCATCTTCAGCCCTTACAGCCCAGAAGTCACATTCCACACACCCCCTGCACCTG TGTTTGAATTCCTGTTCAGCGATAAGTGTGGCTTCAGCACGGAGCGTCTGATGCTCAACAAGCGGCGCGATATGGTGGAGAGCGTTGCTGGTGTGGCCTTTCTGCTCGCGGCAGATCGTGTGCAGACCGGCAGCTACATTGGCCTGGACTACATCATAGGTGACCCGGGCATCTCTCAGGGAAG ACACTACTGGGCCTTAAAGGTGGAGTCACACTCTTATATGGTTAAAGTGGGCGTGGCCTCGGATACAAAGCTTCTGGAATGGTTTCACAACCCAAGAGACACTAGCAGCCCAAG GTACGACCACGACAGCGGCCACGACAGCGGCAGCGAAGACGCGTGCTACGACCTTTCCCAGCCCTTTACGCTCCTTACCATAGGCATGGGCAAGCTCTTTATCCCCAAATCGTCACCCTCGTCTTCGGCCGATCCGGGCAACCGGACGCTGCCCATGCCGCAGCGCCTGGGCGTGTGCCTGGATTACGAAGCCGGTCGCGTCTACTTCTATGACGCCGACAACATGCGCTGCCTATACGAGAGGCAAGTGGACTGCTCGGGGACCATGTACCCGGCATTCGGCCTAATGGGTGGAGGCAAAATCCAGCTAGAGGAATTTGTCACTGCCAAGAGGCTTGTCTTCTGA
- the LOC144195695 gene encoding E3 ubiquitin-protein ligase Trim36-like isoform X3: MTVEMRRSSTHAVPIKNIERELICPICKELFTHPLILPCQHSVCHKCVRELLMLNYDDSLDGNSECSLPGSPRSRVPSPSMEKLDKLVRSGPRKRSGITEINPALLTSPVPQKRSIASPGWRRGSVTPRVTTIACPGCQHDIDLGERGISMLFRNFTLESIVERYRQAARAAVAIMCNICKPPQQQQEATKSCMDCKVSYCNECFKTHHPWGTPKAQHEYVGPTTNFRPKVLMCPEHEMEKVNMYCEVCRRPVCHLCKLGGTHANHRVTSMSNAYKILKEKLAKSIHYLISKEDQVKTQITGLEQLVSQTEENGQLAERQANEHFDRLFEILQEKKSEMLKSIEQSQNRRLGQLKSQMEEYQGMLENSGLVGYAQEVLKETDQSCFVQTAKQLHVRIQKATESLRTFHPSADPSFDEFVLDTSREEMLLKELCFGGVPDAPMIDLSKSRVYNEATIFWRLSDDHQPTDQHLLEYRRLGGPNQSKEDAEDAIWQTMERSHSPSTTICGLDADSLYTFRVRTCRNSIFSPYSPEVTFHTPPAPVFEFLFSDKCGFSTERLMLNKRRDMVESVAGVAFLLAADRVQTGSYIGLDYIIGDPGISQGRHYWALKVESHSYMVKVGVASDTKLLEWFHNPRDTSSPRYDHDSGHDSGSEDACYDLSQPFTLLTIGMGKLFIPKSSPSSSADPGNRTLPMPQRLGVCLDYEAGRVYFYDADNMRCLYERQVDCSGTMYPAFGLMGGGKIQLEEFVTAKRLVF; the protein is encoded by the exons GTTCCCATCAAGAACATTGAGCGTGAGCTGATCTGCCCCATCTGCAAAGAACTCTTCACACATCCACTCATCCTGCCGTGTCAGCATAGCGTGTGTCACAAATGTGTCCGAGAGCTTCTCATGCTAAACTATGACGATTCCTTGGACGGTAACTCCGAATGTTCGTTGCCGGGCAGTCCCAGATCCCGTGTGCCGTCGCCTTCCATGGAGAAGTTAGACAAGCTGGTGCGATCAG GTCCTCGGAAAAGAAGTGGAATTACTGAGATAAATCCAGCACTCCTCACTTCTCCTGTGCCCCAAAAAC GATCCATTGCCTCACCGGGCTGGCGCCGAGGATCCGTAACACCTCGGGTCACCACTATCGCTTGTCCGGGATGCCAGCACGACATCGACCTGGGCGAGCGCGGTATCAGCATGCTTTTCCGCAACTTCACTTTGGAGAGCATCGTGGAGCGTTACCGGCAAGCGGCCCGTGCCGCCGTCGCCATCATGTGCAACATCTGCAAACCACCGCAGCAGCAACAAGAAGCCACCAAGAGCTGCATGGACTGCAAGGTCAGCTACTGCAATGAGTGCTTCAAGACCCACCATCCCTGGGGCACACCCAAGGCACAACATGAGTATGTGGGGCCAACCACCAACTTTAGACCAAAG GTGCTGATGTGCCCTGAGCACGAGATGGAAAAGGTTAACATGTACTGCGAGGTGTGCCGGCGGCCTGTGTGCCACCTTTGCAAGTTGGGAGGAACCCACGCTAACCACAGGGTCACTTCCATGAGCAATGCCTACAAGATCCTAAAG GAGAAGCTGGCTAAGAGTATCCATTACTTAATCAGCAAAGAGGACCAAGTAAAGACTCAAATTACTGGACTGGAACAGCTCGTCAGTCAGACAGAG gaaaatgGGCAGCTGGCCGAACGCCAGGCCAATGAGCACTTTGACCGCCTATTTGAGATCCTGCAGGAGAAAAAGTCAGAGATGCTTAAATCAATTGAGCAATCTCAAAACAGACGCTTGGGACAACTCAAATCCCAG ATGGAAGAGTATCAGGGTATGTTGGAGAACAGTGGCCTTGTGGGCTATGCTCAGGAGGTACTCAAAGAAACAGACCAGTCCTGCTTTGTACAGACTGCCAAGCAGCTTCACGTCAG AATTCAGAAGGCCACCGAGTCTCTAAGGACTTTCCATCCGTCAGCCGACCCCAGCTTTGATGAGTTTGTGCTGGACACATCGAGAGAGGAGATGCTTCTCAAAGAGCTGTGCTTTGGTGGAG TTCCCGACGCCCCGATGATCGACCTGTCCAAGAGTCGAGTCTACAACGAGGCCACCATCTTCTGGAGGCTGTCTGATGACCACCAACCTACAGACCAACACTTACTGGAGTACCGCAG attgGGAGGCCCGAATCAGTCGAAAGAGGATGCTGAGGATGCCATCTGGCAAACGATGGAGCGCTCGCACAGTCCCAGCACTACTATATGTGGACTGGACGCTGACAGCTTGTACACATTTAGGGTCCGCACTTGCAGGAACTCCATCTTCAGCCCTTACAGCCCAGAAGTCACATTCCACACACCCCCTGCACCTG TGTTTGAATTCCTGTTCAGCGATAAGTGTGGCTTCAGCACGGAGCGTCTGATGCTCAACAAGCGGCGCGATATGGTGGAGAGCGTTGCTGGTGTGGCCTTTCTGCTCGCGGCAGATCGTGTGCAGACCGGCAGCTACATTGGCCTGGACTACATCATAGGTGACCCGGGCATCTCTCAGGGAAG ACACTACTGGGCCTTAAAGGTGGAGTCACACTCTTATATGGTTAAAGTGGGCGTGGCCTCGGATACAAAGCTTCTGGAATGGTTTCACAACCCAAGAGACACTAGCAGCCCAAG GTACGACCACGACAGCGGCCACGACAGCGGCAGCGAAGACGCGTGCTACGACCTTTCCCAGCCCTTTACGCTCCTTACCATAGGCATGGGCAAGCTCTTTATCCCCAAATCGTCACCCTCGTCTTCGGCCGATCCGGGCAACCGGACGCTGCCCATGCCGCAGCGCCTGGGCGTGTGCCTGGATTACGAAGCCGGTCGCGTCTACTTCTATGACGCCGACAACATGCGCTGCCTATACGAGAGGCAAGTGGACTGCTCGGGGACCATGTACCCGGCATTCGGCCTAATGGGTGGAGGCAAAATCCAGCTAGAGGAATTTGTCACTGCCAAGAGGCTTGTCTTCTGA